The window ACCGTTCCGGTTCCGATGAAGAGTGAAAGCGGCAGGTTGCGCTGTGGATTGTGTACTTCCCCGGCGGTATAGGTTATGTTGTTCCATGCATCAGCGGAAAAAAGAGAGCCTGTCATGGCGGCGCCAAAAACACCAATCGTGGTAAGCGTGATCACACTTGGAAAAGCAGGAGAGAAGTTGGACCAGTTTCCTGCACCGTTTATTCCGAAATACAAACCAAGGATAACTAGCAACAAGAGCGCGATCACTTTGGATACTGTAAAGATGTTTTGAAGATAAGCTCCGGCTTTCACATCTTTAAAATTGTAAAGAGTAAGCAGGATAATTATGGTGATGGCAAGTAATTGTTGTGTACTGATATGAAAAGAAGATAAATGGAAAATGTAATTATCACCCGAAATCACAGGAAAGAAAACTCCTGTGAACTTCGCGAAAGCCACACCCACAGCGGCAATCGTACCGGTTTGGATAACGGAAAATAATGTCCAGCCGTAAAGGAATCCATACATTTTACCATAAGCTTCTTTTAAATAAATGTATTGTCCGCCGGCACGCGGCATCGCTGCTGCAAGTTCTCCATAACTCAGGGCTCCGAAGATGGTAATGATGGCAGTGACGACCCAAGCCAGGAGCAGCATTCCGGGAGTTTCAACCTGCCTTGAAATTTCAGCGGATACAATAAAAATTCCCGAGCCGATCATGGAGCCAATAATAATGGCGGTGGAATCAAAAAGGGAGAGGCTTTTTTTCTCTGTGGACATAAGTAAAGTTTATG of the Bacteroidota bacterium genome contains:
- a CDS encoding amino acid permease; amino-acid sequence: MSTEKKSLSLFDSTAIIIGSMIGSGIFIVSAEISRQVETPGMLLLAWVVTAIITIFGALSYGELAAAMPRAGGQYIYLKEAYGKMYGFLYGWTLFSVIQTGTIAAVGVAFAKFTGVFFPVISGDNYIFHLSSFHISTQQLLAITIIILLTLYNFKDVKAGAYLQNIFTVSKVIALLLLVILGLYFGINGAGNWSNFSPAFPSVITLTTIGVFGAAMTGSLFSADAWNNITYTAGEVHNPQRNLPLSLFIGTGTVMVLYMLANVAYIYVLPINAIQHAENDRVATLLMETILGTNGKFFMALMIMISTFGCLNGLILTAARVYYAMAKDGLFLPKAAKLNKNNVPANSLTMQCIWSCLLCFSGTYGDLLNYIMFAVMLFYILTITGLFILRKKRPDMERPYKAFGYPVIPALYIFMAAMVAFDMLIYQTTSSLYGLVIILIGIPIYFIFKKNVKENPQ